Proteins co-encoded in one Zymomonas mobilis subsp. mobilis ATCC 10988 genomic window:
- the tilS gene encoding tRNA lysidine(34) synthetase TilS, with protein sequence MKGELRSLLLPELRLFNEAIKGILSSPLSGKLGIAVSGGSDSLALLLLGAVSDFPVEAVTVDHGMRPEAAEEARFVAQICQQIGVPHQILTTKIEANGEGMQAAARIRRYALMAEWAKEKNVGALMTAHHADDQAETFLMRAARGSGLNGLAAIRPDVVITAEGQKLRLLRPLLGFTRSALAEIVEKAGFTFVSDPSNDNPHYDRTHFRRLLKASPWINRQHIAEAARYCQQSEEAIEWITAKEAAARIRKKGEVLYLDPTELPIEILRRLVLRAMETITGNTALRGSALSRFIRSLQQGKKVMLADVIGQGGEYWRFYRAPPRKKAVL encoded by the coding sequence GTGAAAGGTGAATTAAGAAGCCTCTTGCTGCCTGAGCTTCGTCTTTTTAACGAAGCCATCAAGGGAATTTTATCTTCGCCTTTATCTGGAAAGCTAGGCATCGCGGTATCTGGCGGCAGCGATAGCCTTGCTCTGTTACTTTTGGGAGCAGTGAGCGATTTTCCGGTTGAGGCGGTCACAGTCGATCATGGTATGCGCCCAGAAGCCGCCGAAGAAGCCCGTTTTGTTGCCCAAATTTGCCAACAAATTGGCGTTCCCCATCAGATATTGACGACCAAGATCGAAGCTAATGGCGAAGGGATGCAAGCGGCTGCCCGTATCCGGCGCTATGCTTTGATGGCAGAATGGGCGAAAGAGAAAAATGTCGGTGCTTTGATGACCGCCCATCATGCCGACGATCAGGCCGAAACTTTTCTGATGCGGGCAGCGAGAGGCAGCGGTCTTAACGGGTTAGCTGCTATCCGGCCTGACGTTGTTATCACGGCAGAAGGGCAAAAATTACGCCTGTTACGGCCATTATTAGGGTTTACCCGATCGGCATTGGCAGAGATTGTTGAAAAGGCCGGTTTTACCTTTGTCAGCGATCCATCCAATGACAATCCGCATTATGACCGCACCCATTTTAGAAGATTGTTAAAAGCCTCGCCTTGGATTAATCGCCAACATATTGCCGAAGCGGCACGCTATTGCCAGCAATCGGAAGAAGCGATTGAATGGATAACCGCCAAAGAAGCCGCCGCCCGTATCCGAAAGAAAGGTGAAGTCCTTTATCTTGATCCGACCGAACTGCCGATCGAAATTCTGCGGCGTTTGGTGTTGCGCGCTATGGAAACAATAACAGGCAATACCGCGCTAAGAGGCTCTGCTTTGTCACGTTTTATCCGCTCTTTACAGCAGGGTAAAAAAGTGATGCTGGCCGATGTCATTGGCCAAGGGGGAGAATATTGGCGTTTTTATAGGGCACCGCCGCGCAAAAAAG
- a CDS encoding outer membrane protein assembly factor BamD: MDSMELKMKLHRKLLLICLSSSFITAPLWAAAADSQSQQIEQLQRQMRAVQRKIFPDGKSHEIVAPEVAAPVASVQPQQTENTSVTTELGARIDSLEQSMTQLTAQSEENSHRLRQMEQQFENFKTEMQSRLTSPAEAGVTGDTDPVNMGQAAASPTSGNAKAAKPLPPKETAAEKPAVTKDTSSDKKTAAAVVAAAPASKATPDKAAAPKSVAALISENAEPNSDPAEQVYLAGYKLWNDKRYPEAETVLKSFISKYPSHSRASYARNLLGRAYLDSGEPAQAAETFYSNYQSIPQGARAPDSLYFLGQSLMALKPARPKDACKVYAELLDVYGNKVNDSLKDRIEKAQTQAKCR, from the coding sequence ATGGATAGCATGGAATTAAAAATGAAATTACACCGTAAACTGCTTCTTATCTGTTTGTCTTCCAGCTTTATAACCGCTCCGCTTTGGGCGGCCGCCGCAGATAGCCAGAGCCAACAGATTGAACAACTGCAACGGCAAATGCGGGCTGTTCAGCGGAAAATTTTCCCCGATGGTAAAAGCCATGAGATTGTGGCACCGGAAGTGGCTGCCCCTGTGGCCTCTGTTCAACCGCAACAGACAGAAAACACTTCGGTAACCACAGAATTAGGGGCGCGGATAGATTCGCTGGAACAATCCATGACCCAGTTGACGGCACAATCCGAAGAAAACAGCCACCGCCTTCGCCAGATGGAACAGCAATTCGAAAATTTCAAAACTGAAATGCAATCCCGTCTGACCTCACCGGCAGAAGCGGGCGTGACGGGTGACACCGATCCGGTCAATATGGGACAGGCCGCAGCCTCCCCTACTTCTGGGAATGCTAAGGCCGCAAAGCCCCTTCCCCCGAAAGAGACCGCCGCAGAGAAGCCTGCTGTTACAAAAGATACCTCTTCTGACAAGAAAACCGCAGCGGCCGTTGTAGCTGCGGCACCGGCATCAAAAGCAACGCCTGACAAAGCTGCCGCCCCGAAATCTGTTGCCGCCTTGATTAGTGAAAATGCCGAACCGAATAGCGACCCAGCAGAACAGGTTTATTTGGCCGGATATAAATTATGGAATGATAAACGCTATCCCGAGGCGGAAACAGTTTTAAAATCTTTTATTTCCAAATATCCGAGCCATTCTCGCGCTAGCTATGCCCGCAATTTATTAGGCCGTGCCTATCTTGATTCAGGGGAACCGGCACAGGCCGCAGAAACATTTTATTCCAATTATCAATCTATTCCCCAAGGCGCGCGCGCCCCAGATAGCCTGTATTTTTTGGGTCAATCTCTGATGGCTTTAAAACCAGCAAGACCGAAAGATGCGTGTAAGGTGTATGCTGAATTGTTGGATGTCTATGGCAACAAGGTCAACGATTCATTGAAAGACCGCATTGAGAAAGCGCAGACACAGGCCAAATGCCGCTAA
- a CDS encoding helix-turn-helix domain-containing protein yields the protein MKGEDYNDKADNQQAIHPKAAAENIGDILKKARHAKKMTLEEVSRQTRIPIRHLKSIEANSTEGLPATTYSAGFVKSYAQLLDLDGAEMAARFRETMGEATRQQPMIEPYAPADPTRVPPLRLIIPCLIAAAVIIIGGIIWNRHHVDASLYSQNPSSSLGNIDTDSNSTSGNITEVKQSQAIAASTDLPSKVVVSAIKPVKIQIYDGKAESVFIEKTLEAGEHVSVPETLKNPMLETRHPELLTITVENKALPASTLPKRHVKDFSLLESNLLMKASTVSKPSAPVSKAPSAPALSNNDDL from the coding sequence ATGAAGGGCGAAGACTATAATGACAAAGCGGATAATCAGCAGGCCATTCACCCAAAAGCGGCAGCTGAAAATATCGGGGATATTTTAAAAAAAGCCCGCCATGCCAAAAAAATGACCTTGGAAGAGGTGTCCCGACAAACCCGCATTCCCATTCGCCATTTAAAATCGATTGAAGCTAATTCGACCGAGGGCTTACCCGCTACGACCTATAGTGCTGGTTTTGTCAAATCATATGCCCAGCTATTGGATCTGGATGGTGCCGAAATGGCTGCCCGTTTTCGGGAAACAATGGGCGAAGCAACCCGTCAACAACCAATGATTGAGCCTTACGCTCCCGCTGATCCTACCCGTGTGCCGCCATTACGTCTGATTATCCCCTGTTTGATTGCAGCAGCCGTGATTATCATCGGCGGCATTATTTGGAACCGCCATCATGTCGATGCGTCCCTTTACAGCCAGAATCCGTCCTCCAGTCTTGGCAATATCGATACTGACAGTAATTCGACCTCTGGCAATATAACCGAGGTTAAACAGAGCCAAGCTATCGCTGCCAGCACCGATCTTCCCAGTAAAGTTGTGGTATCAGCGATAAAACCCGTCAAAATACAAATTTATGATGGCAAAGCGGAATCGGTTTTCATTGAAAAAACACTTGAAGCCGGTGAGCATGTTTCTGTGCCAGAGACGCTCAAAAATCCAATGCTTGAAACCCGTCATCCTGAATTATTGACCATTACGGTTGAGAATAAAGCCCTGCCCGCTTCGACCTTACCGAAAAGGCATGTAAAAGATTTCAGCCTTTTGGAAAGTAACCTGTTGATGAAGGCTTCTACTGTTTCAAAGCCGTCTGCGCCGGTTTCAAAAGCGCCGTCTGCGCCGGCGCTTTCCAACAATGATGACCTATAG
- a CDS encoding peroxiredoxin family protein: MTQGVAAHATLSMGFHAPPFEASGMMMGLPFHFSLDQALKNTPVILYFSAAGSDLGCREDSQILVKSAPKLRTQGAFLIAFSLSDQSPAVLKNCRVPLPIAIADRSVAKLYAINYPLSPAQNTTYVIAPDRRILLTYVSPDPASHMTKAMEAIQNWQKSNRR; this comes from the coding sequence ATGACGCAAGGGGTAGCTGCCCATGCCACGCTTTCTATGGGATTCCATGCCCCTCCCTTCGAGGCATCAGGTATGATGATGGGGCTGCCTTTTCATTTTAGTCTTGATCAGGCTTTGAAAAATACCCCCGTTATTCTCTATTTTTCAGCGGCGGGGTCTGATCTCGGCTGTCGGGAAGATTCCCAGATTTTAGTTAAGTCAGCGCCCAAATTGCGGACGCAGGGGGCTTTTTTAATTGCCTTTTCTCTTAGCGACCAATCGCCTGCTGTTTTAAAAAATTGCCGCGTTCCCTTGCCGATAGCCATAGCTGATCGATCCGTCGCCAAATTATATGCGATTAACTATCCGCTTTCTCCGGCACAGAATACGACTTATGTTATCGCGCCCGATCGACGAATATTATTAACCTATGTGTCGCCTGATCCGGCAAGCCACATGACCAAGGCGATGGAAGCGATACAAAACTGGCAGAAATCAAACCGTCGATAG
- the ubiG gene encoding bifunctional 2-polyprenyl-6-hydroxyphenol methylase/3-demethylubiquinol 3-O-methyltransferase UbiG: MKASAASHSLSTAEKTSDKKNDQTSSTIDHHQALHFGKMAKDWWNPFGSSAMLHRMNPVRLSYIRQAIDQYFVSAFGNPFPLMGKSVLDIGCGAGLLSEPLCRLGGDVTGVDAAFENIAVAKAHAEEQHLNIRYLTGELESVEDTNFDLITAMEVLEHVAEPEQFIQAIADKLDPNGLLILSTPNRTLLSKMMIIGIGETLGGIPAKTHDWSRFLKPEETQKLLEKAGLVVTDIIGMTWSPLHGFALSDNKAVDYLMTIQKKK; the protein is encoded by the coding sequence ATGAAAGCAAGCGCTGCTTCACATTCATTGTCAACGGCAGAGAAGACTTCTGATAAAAAAAATGATCAGACTTCTTCGACAATTGACCATCATCAAGCCCTCCATTTTGGGAAAATGGCAAAGGATTGGTGGAATCCTTTTGGCAGCTCGGCGATGCTGCATCGCATGAATCCGGTGAGATTATCCTATATTCGGCAGGCTATTGACCAATATTTTGTCTCGGCTTTTGGAAACCCCTTCCCTTTAATGGGGAAAAGCGTTCTTGATATTGGCTGCGGTGCCGGGCTTTTGAGCGAACCTTTATGCCGATTAGGCGGTGATGTGACCGGCGTTGATGCGGCCTTTGAAAATATTGCCGTTGCCAAAGCCCATGCCGAAGAACAGCATTTGAATATCCGCTATCTGACCGGAGAGCTGGAGTCGGTCGAAGACACAAATTTCGATCTCATTACCGCTATGGAGGTTTTAGAGCATGTGGCTGAGCCTGAACAATTCATACAGGCAATAGCAGACAAGCTCGACCCGAATGGCCTTTTGATCTTGTCGACTCCGAACCGCACCTTGCTTTCAAAAATGATGATTATCGGGATTGGGGAAACCTTGGGAGGCATTCCGGCCAAAACCCATGATTGGAGCCGATTTTTAAAACCCGAAGAAACGCAAAAGCTGCTGGAAAAAGCGGGTCTTGTGGTGACGGATATAATCGGGATGACTTGGTCACCTTTGCATGGTTTTGCTTTAAGCGATAATAAAGCTGTCGATTATTTAATGACTATTCAGAAGAAGAAATAA
- a CDS encoding aspartate kinase translates to MARIVMKFGGTSVAGLERIRNVARRVQKEVEDGNEVAVVVSAMSGETDRLVGFCREAAPLYDPAEYDAVVSSGEQVTSGLLAIVLKSMGVKARSWFGWQIPIHTTDAYANSRIESIDTERLIKAMSSKEVAVVAGFQGVSDEGRVTTLGRGGSDTSAVALAAALDADRCDIYTDVDGVYTTDPRIVSRARRLDRVTYEEMLELASVGAKVLQTRSVGLAMKAKTRLRVLSSFGDPDLSPEGGTLIVSEDEIKENTMERQIITGIAYDKSEAKVTLTGVPDKPGAVAQIFSLLADANIHVDMIVQIAYEGHITDVTFTVPKAQLSQVLDILEKGKEKIGFQKALKNDNVCKVSIVGVGMRSHPGVAATMFDALAKRGINILAITTSEIKVSVLIDDAYTELAVRVLHTAYGLDADNKPVEEAIA, encoded by the coding sequence ATGGCCCGTATCGTAATGAAGTTTGGTGGCACGTCGGTTGCAGGATTGGAAAGAATCCGGAACGTCGCCCGTCGTGTCCAAAAAGAAGTAGAAGACGGTAACGAAGTTGCCGTCGTCGTCTCCGCTATGTCGGGCGAAACTGATCGTCTGGTAGGCTTTTGTCGTGAAGCGGCTCCCCTTTATGATCCTGCGGAATATGACGCTGTCGTCTCTTCCGGTGAACAGGTGACCAGTGGTCTTTTGGCCATTGTCTTAAAGTCGATGGGTGTGAAAGCCCGTAGCTGGTTCGGTTGGCAAATTCCGATTCACACCACCGATGCTTACGCCAATAGCCGGATTGAATCGATAGACACTGAACGGCTGATTAAAGCCATGAGTTCCAAAGAAGTCGCGGTTGTTGCCGGTTTCCAAGGGGTTAGCGACGAAGGTCGGGTTACCACGCTTGGTCGTGGCGGCTCTGACACTTCGGCTGTGGCCTTGGCTGCGGCTTTGGATGCTGACCGTTGCGACATCTATACCGATGTTGACGGCGTTTACACAACCGACCCCCGCATTGTTTCTCGTGCCCGTCGTCTTGACCGCGTCACTTATGAAGAAATGCTGGAACTCGCTAGCGTCGGTGCTAAAGTGCTTCAAACGCGATCTGTCGGCTTGGCAATGAAGGCAAAAACCCGACTTCGGGTGCTCTCCTCCTTTGGAGATCCTGATTTATCGCCCGAAGGTGGCACGTTGATTGTTTCGGAAGACGAGATAAAAGAAAATACTATGGAACGTCAGATCATTACCGGTATCGCTTACGACAAATCCGAAGCCAAGGTAACCTTAACCGGGGTTCCTGATAAGCCGGGTGCCGTAGCCCAGATCTTTTCTCTGTTGGCCGATGCCAATATCCATGTCGATATGATCGTGCAGATCGCCTATGAAGGCCATATCACGGATGTAACCTTCACGGTTCCCAAAGCACAGCTTTCTCAAGTGCTCGATATTTTGGAAAAAGGCAAAGAAAAGATCGGTTTCCAAAAGGCACTCAAAAATGACAATGTCTGCAAAGTCAGCATCGTTGGCGTGGGTATGCGCAGCCATCCGGGTGTGGCGGCTACCATGTTTGATGCGCTTGCAAAACGCGGCATCAATATTCTGGCGATCACCACCTCAGAAATCAAAGTCAGCGTCCTGATCGACGATGCCTATACGGAATTAGCCGTCCGCGTGCTGCATACCGCTTATGGTTTGGATGCGGATAACAAGCCGGTTGAAGAGGCCATTGCATGA
- a CDS encoding NAD(P)H-dependent flavin oxidoreductase, with translation MTHSASQQNNDADLTNSKILEQGHQKLDRLMTRGAEFLNCRYAIMGGAMSWVSERHLVSALSNAGGFGVLACGAMSPALLDEEITATKQLTQQSFGVNLITMHPELDQLIDVCLNQKVSHVVLAGGLPTTAAIEKLKKGGAKVICFAPALILGRKLLRAGVDALVIEGMEAGGHIGPVTTTVLAQEILPALAEKLPIFVAGGIGRGESIAAFLEMGAAGVQLGTRFVCATECIAHPKFKQAFIRAAARDAVTSVQIDPRLPVIPVRALKNATTENFIAKQREVAKALDDGELALPDAQLMIEHYWAGSLRRAVIDGDIENGSVMAGQSVGMVKQEEPAQVIIENLVEEAAIALAKRNVI, from the coding sequence ATGACCCATAGCGCCAGCCAGCAAAATAATGATGCCGATCTAACGAACAGCAAAATTCTGGAACAGGGTCATCAAAAGCTCGATCGGCTGATGACCCGTGGGGCAGAATTTCTGAATTGTCGTTATGCCATTATGGGCGGCGCAATGAGCTGGGTAAGCGAACGCCACCTCGTCTCTGCTTTGTCAAATGCGGGTGGCTTTGGCGTTCTTGCCTGCGGGGCGATGTCACCGGCTCTGCTTGATGAAGAAATCACAGCGACAAAGCAGCTTACACAGCAGTCTTTCGGTGTAAATCTGATTACGATGCATCCCGAGCTGGATCAGCTCATTGATGTCTGCCTTAATCAGAAAGTCAGCCATGTGGTTCTGGCGGGTGGATTACCGACCACTGCCGCGATTGAAAAGCTGAAAAAAGGCGGTGCCAAAGTCATCTGCTTTGCACCGGCTTTGATCTTGGGGCGCAAATTGCTTCGGGCAGGTGTGGATGCTTTGGTCATCGAAGGCATGGAGGCCGGTGGTCATATTGGCCCCGTGACAACGACTGTCTTGGCACAGGAAATTCTGCCAGCTTTGGCTGAAAAACTGCCGATTTTTGTGGCGGGTGGTATCGGACGGGGCGAATCTATCGCGGCTTTCTTGGAAATGGGGGCTGCTGGTGTTCAGTTGGGAACGCGTTTTGTCTGCGCCACTGAATGCATTGCTCATCCTAAATTCAAGCAAGCCTTTATCCGCGCAGCAGCCAGAGATGCTGTTACTTCGGTTCAGATTGATCCCCGTCTTCCGGTCATTCCGGTCAGAGCCTTGAAAAACGCAACGACCGAGAATTTCATCGCTAAACAGCGGGAAGTCGCCAAGGCTTTGGATGATGGTGAATTGGCTTTGCCGGATGCCCAGTTGATGATTGAACATTATTGGGCTGGCTCTCTTAGACGGGCAGTGATCGACGGTGATATCGAAAATGGTTCGGTCATGGCGGGTCAATCGGTTGGCATGGTCAAACAGGAAGAACCGGCACAGGTTATTATCGAAAATCTTGTTGAGGAAGCCGCGATTGCTCTTGCCAAACGCAATGTAATTTGA
- the ptsP gene encoding phosphoenolpyruvate--protein phosphotransferase has translation MPPSQQIATIAAREILTRLHDVMASRSNAQSKLDQVVQIISTALLSDVCSIYLLRDGVLELFATYGLKQEAVHVTRLSLGQGLVGTIARDMAILNLSEATSHPDFVHNPETGEEFFHSFAGVPIVRREQAVGVLAVQSAESRRFADIEVEALQTVAMVLAELIFSAGLIDENSLASSGSKDQGSLRYNGLKLVEGMGRGYAVFHQPRVTIEFTVAEDVEVERQRLNAAFARMREQIEHMAQEAEFFGNSNDHREVLATYRMFAYDEGWRRRIDEAIDSGLTAEAAIERVQQHNRMRMREIGDPILADRLHDLEDLSNRLLRLVSGQLGTAARLGLHDDAILIARNMGPAELLEYDRRRLKGIVLEEGSLTSHVTIVAKAIGIPVLGRVKEIHQGVREGDLLLVDSNQGAVFIRPTPEIEEAFATRFALSRKRRAEFAAMRDLPAITRDNHRIELMINAGLRDDVAALEATGADGIGLFRTEFEFLVSSTLPRRERQLRLYRDILEAAGDRPVIFRTVDIGNDKTLPYINNSDETVEENPALGWRAIRLALEKKALLKVQARALIEGAAGKTLYVMFPMIAEPWEYEQARAVFEKQNAWLAKHDKPRAKRIYYGSMLEVPSLAETLDILLPKLDFLSIGTNDLIQFFFAADRAYPKLAERYDWLSPALLRFLSRIIDQANAAGCKVGICGEMGGRTLTAMALIGLGLKRLSITPVAIGPIKAMIRSLDRDAFAPFIRELVASGASNIGDQLETWAKKHGVVIN, from the coding sequence ATGCCCCCATCCCAGCAGATAGCGACCATTGCCGCGCGAGAGATTTTAACCCGTTTACACGATGTTATGGCCTCGCGTTCCAATGCTCAGTCAAAACTCGATCAGGTGGTGCAAATTATCAGCACAGCCCTATTGAGCGATGTCTGTTCTATCTATCTGCTGCGTGATGGGGTTCTCGAACTTTTCGCAACCTATGGCTTGAAACAGGAAGCGGTCCACGTCACCCGCCTTAGTCTGGGGCAGGGGCTTGTCGGCACGATTGCCCGCGACATGGCAATCCTGAATTTAAGTGAAGCGACAAGTCATCCTGATTTTGTCCATAATCCTGAAACCGGAGAAGAATTTTTCCATAGCTTTGCCGGTGTTCCGATTGTCAGACGGGAACAGGCTGTCGGCGTTTTGGCTGTCCAATCAGCAGAATCGCGCCGCTTTGCTGATATTGAGGTCGAAGCCCTTCAGACGGTCGCCATGGTGCTGGCTGAACTTATTTTTAGCGCGGGTCTGATTGATGAAAACAGTCTGGCCAGCAGCGGTTCCAAAGATCAAGGTTCCTTACGCTATAACGGCCTAAAATTGGTGGAAGGTATGGGGCGTGGTTATGCCGTTTTCCACCAGCCTCGTGTGACCATTGAATTTACCGTTGCCGAAGATGTTGAAGTCGAAAGACAAAGACTGAATGCAGCCTTTGCCCGTATGCGGGAACAAATCGAGCATATGGCACAGGAAGCCGAATTCTTCGGTAATTCCAACGATCATCGTGAAGTGCTGGCGACCTACCGGATGTTTGCCTATGATGAAGGCTGGCGGCGGCGCATTGACGAAGCCATTGATAGCGGTCTGACGGCCGAAGCTGCCATTGAACGTGTGCAGCAACATAACCGGATGCGGATGCGTGAGATCGGTGATCCGATTTTGGCTGACCGCCTTCACGATCTCGAAGACTTATCCAACCGTTTGTTAAGACTGGTCTCGGGGCAGTTAGGCACCGCTGCCAGATTGGGCTTGCATGATGATGCCATTCTGATTGCCCGCAATATGGGGCCTGCAGAATTGCTGGAATATGATCGTCGGCGTTTGAAGGGCATTGTCCTCGAAGAAGGTTCGCTGACTTCTCATGTCACGATTGTCGCCAAAGCTATCGGTATTCCGGTTCTAGGACGGGTCAAAGAAATTCATCAAGGCGTGAGAGAAGGCGACCTGTTGCTTGTCGATAGCAATCAAGGGGCGGTCTTTATTCGTCCAACGCCTGAAATAGAAGAAGCCTTTGCTACCCGTTTTGCTCTTAGCCGAAAAAGACGGGCTGAATTTGCAGCTATGCGTGATTTACCGGCTATCACCCGCGACAATCATCGCATCGAATTGATGATTAATGCCGGTTTGCGGGATGATGTCGCCGCCTTGGAGGCTACAGGCGCTGACGGAATTGGCCTTTTCAGAACCGAATTTGAATTTCTGGTTTCTTCGACTTTACCGAGGCGGGAAAGACAGCTTCGCCTTTATCGCGATATTTTGGAAGCGGCGGGTGATCGCCCTGTTATTTTTCGGACAGTCGATATCGGTAACGATAAAACGCTGCCCTATATCAATAACAGCGACGAAACCGTTGAAGAAAATCCGGCTTTAGGCTGGCGTGCTATCCGCTTGGCTCTCGAAAAGAAAGCCCTGCTCAAGGTTCAGGCACGGGCATTGATTGAAGGGGCTGCGGGAAAAACGCTTTATGTCATGTTCCCGATGATTGCCGAGCCATGGGAATATGAACAGGCGCGCGCTGTCTTTGAAAAGCAAAATGCTTGGCTTGCCAAACATGACAAGCCGCGCGCAAAGAGAATTTATTATGGCTCGATGCTAGAGGTGCCTTCCTTAGCCGAGACGCTTGATATTCTGTTGCCCAAGCTCGATTTCTTGTCGATTGGCACTAATGATCTGATCCAGTTCTTTTTTGCAGCCGATCGTGCTTATCCCAAGCTGGCAGAAAGATATGACTGGCTCTCTCCGGCTTTGCTGCGTTTCTTGTCACGGATTATCGATCAGGCCAATGCTGCGGGTTGTAAGGTCGGCATTTGCGGGGAAATGGGTGGTCGCACTCTGACCGCCATGGCGCTCATCGGATTAGGTTTAAAACGGCTTTCTATCACACCAGTGGCGATAGGGCCTATCAAGGCAATGATCCGCTCTTTGGATCGGGATGCTTTTGCGCCCTTTATTCGGGAATTGGTTGCAAGCGGTGCCAGCAATATTGGTGACCAGCTTGAAACATGGGCAAAAAAACACGGCGTGGTTATAAATTAA
- a CDS encoding serine hydrolase domain-containing protein, with protein sequence MASSLSHRLDEIIQQSLDNQRLVGCVLLVAHNGQLIYQKAAGWKDREKRQAMAVDSVFRLSSVTKPLVTAAALRLVEEGRISLDTPITRWLPYFKPQFADAPETPVITLHHLLTHQSGLNYGFSLPEDSIYHHLGISDGLDFCPALTLEENMRRLAKAPLFYYPTEGWAYSLGMDVVGAMLEKLCQRPLPEIIADYVTHPLGLHSCHFWAEAGDLVVPYYNTKSEPQRMGDKEIYGGIIFSPRRATEKQAYPSGGAGMVGNAKDLLHFFEILRTGKEGFLSQETIDRMFTNHIDPKISTDKAGFGFGYGGSLVVDPDKVGSGQSEGTMQWGGVYGHRWFIDRKRAITVVSLTNTSFEGMNGAFTEDFTKAIYENIAAE encoded by the coding sequence GTGGCCTCGTCTCTTTCCCATAGACTTGACGAAATCATTCAACAAAGCCTTGATAACCAAAGATTGGTGGGTTGTGTTTTGTTGGTCGCCCATAATGGGCAATTGATTTATCAGAAAGCCGCCGGTTGGAAGGATAGAGAAAAACGGCAGGCCATGGCTGTCGATAGTGTTTTTCGTCTCTCTTCAGTCACAAAACCTCTAGTGACAGCAGCGGCGCTTCGATTAGTCGAAGAAGGTCGGATTAGCTTAGATACGCCTATTACCCGATGGCTGCCTTATTTTAAGCCCCAATTTGCCGATGCCCCCGAAACCCCTGTCATTACCCTTCATCACCTTTTAACGCATCAAAGCGGTCTGAATTACGGTTTTTCTTTGCCGGAAGATTCCATCTATCACCATTTGGGAATATCCGATGGCTTAGACTTTTGCCCTGCCCTAACGCTTGAAGAAAATATGCGCCGATTGGCGAAAGCTCCGTTATTCTATTATCCGACAGAAGGATGGGCTTATTCGCTAGGGATGGATGTAGTCGGTGCGATGCTTGAAAAGCTCTGTCAGCGGCCTTTGCCTGAGATTATCGCCGATTATGTTACCCACCCCTTGGGACTACATAGCTGCCATTTCTGGGCAGAGGCAGGTGATCTAGTAGTGCCTTATTATAATACGAAATCCGAACCGCAAAGAATGGGGGATAAAGAAATCTATGGCGGTATTATTTTCTCCCCTCGCCGTGCAACAGAAAAGCAAGCCTATCCCTCTGGCGGTGCAGGAATGGTGGGTAATGCCAAGGATTTACTTCATTTCTTCGAGATATTGAGAACAGGCAAGGAAGGATTTTTAAGCCAAGAGACGATCGACCGTATGTTTACCAACCATATTGATCCCAAAATATCGACTGATAAAGCCGGTTTTGGCTTTGGATATGGCGGATCGCTTGTCGTTGACCCCGATAAGGTTGGAAGTGGTCAGTCGGAAGGCACGATGCAATGGGGCGGCGTATATGGTCATAGATGGTTTATTGACCGCAAACGCGCTATCACCGTGGTCTCGCTTACCAATACTTCTTTTGAAGGGATGAATGGCGCCTTCACCGAGGATTTTACCAAGGCTATTTACGAAAATATCGCAGCAGAGTAA